Genomic segment of Candidatus Protochlamydia amoebophila UWE25:
CTAGCCAAATTGGAATTTTGGACAATGCAATATTCCATCGATTGCAAAAAACAAAAGGTTTAATTCAATCGCTACGTATCAAGTGCTTTTCTTGCCGCACTATTCAACTGACTTGTATCCAATAAAATTATGTTGTGTCAATTTCAAGAGAACGATTAGAGGAAATCTAAAAAAATTTACTCCTTTATCTGAGGCAATCGATTATTCGTTTTTAGCCTATTCATAATAAAAATGTAATTTTCAATTTAATTCATTATACATGCAAAATATGTTTACGTCCGAATTGCTGAGTAAATTTTGATTCGGCCAACTAACACTTCTTGAGATCGCCTTAAAAGAGTAAACTTTCCGTTTTCAATTGTTTTAACAAAAACTGTCTCTAAAAAAGTGGTCGTTTTTGTTGATTCTTGAATAATTTTATTTTTCAAAATAGAGTGTTTAATCTCTCCTTTAAGAATTTCTTCATTGAGAATTTCTTTTTTAAGAGTTTGCTGTTTAATAGAATCAGCTTTGTCTGCTACTTGCCTTTGTTTACTTTCCTCATTTCTAGCTTCTTTAATTTTTGCCATCATCATAACTTGTAGATCTTTTGAAGACCTGCTAACAAGTCTGATAAAAGCTGCTACATTCAGAGGTGTTCCGTTTGCAATCGCGATTTCTTTTTCTTTTCTTTGGTCAACTTTCTCTTTTGAGCTACTATGAATAATTTCTTGGTGGCGTGCTTTATCTGAAGTAAGATCTTTATTTGTCTCTGAATCACGTGGTGATAAAATTGCTAAATGAGGATTATGTACATGAGCATATTGAGTAAAATGGGCAATCAACTTTTCTTTGATTTCTTGCCTTTTTTCGTCGGATAAACCTTTAACATGGTTTAATAATTTATCTGCTGCGCGCTCAATAGCTTCTTGAGGATCATCTGAAATGTCTTTCAATTCCTCTAAAGCATTTTGCATTAGCTTATCAACATCAACCCCTTCTCCAAAGTCACATCCTTCAAACATTTCTTTTAATGTATCGATGTTATCAGCCATCTGCTGATCTATTTGGGTTTCTACTTCAACCTTCTGATTTTCAACCGTAGCTTTCTCATTCACATCGACTATATCTAGATGATGGACTTCTATTTTTTCTACTACAACCTCTGCTTTGACTTTTTGATTTTCATCTTTGAAAATAACGGTTGTTTCTTTGTCTTCAACTATATTCGTTTTCTCCTCCAAATTTCCCCAACCATCATCAGTTTCAAAACTATCAAAACTATCAAAGTCATCATCATCAAAAGAAAGCGGTTCTTCAGCTTTGGTTTTAAGAATTTCTCCTTCAATAGGGGAATCAAAAGAATCTACTAAATCCATTTGTCCTAATTCTTCAAAACTCTCTTGGCTCGAAATGATAATCTTTTCTCCTGTATCTTTAACCTGACCTTCTAACTGATTGGTGTATTCATGACCACCATTCACAGTTTGATCACCATGTTGATTTTTATTAAGTTGTAAAGGAGAAGAAAAAGAACTAATTGGTTGATTGTAGTGAGAATAATCATTATTCATACAAAAACCTAATTTAATAAGATTTATTCTTAATTATAGCATATTAATTTTTTATCAAAGCTAAAATCAAATATTTTTTTTAAGTAAACATCTTGACAAATAAGTAGTTGTTAGTAAGACTAAATTTTTAAAGATTGTATTAATTTTTCAATAAACCTTAATTAAGGAGTTTGCTTATGCATGCTACTGGTGGTTATCCTTCACATCATCAAAACCTATTACAAGACGTTAAAAATGTTTTACATACTCATGTTGAGCTTTCTCGATTGAAAAAACAGGCTCATGCTGAAACTCTAGCTGCTCATGCCGAGACTTTAGCTGCTCAACAAAAAGCTGCCAAAAGCGGGCAAGAGGTTCTGAAAGCTCAACAAGACCTTATATTGGCAAACAGAGAATTGCAAGGCGCACAAAAAGAGCTACAACATGCACAAAACAATTTGGCTGCCGCAAAAGCTATCGTTTTAACCAACATTTTCCAAGGCGTTTTTTGTTTACCGAAAATTGAAACAACCGCTACTGATTATGCCTTAGAAATGGCTGCTAAATATCAATTGGATACTGCACTCGAACTCAATCAAAGAGAAAGAACAAGTATCATTAAATCTATGGCTCCTTTTATCGCTTACCTCAAAAGTCATTCTGATGTTCAGAAATGCAATTTTAAGGCCATAAAACAAGTTAATGATGTAAAAAGTTTTGCTCAATACTTACAAGATGCTACTTGCAAAGTTAGATTAGTTGGTTTTAATAAAGATCTTAGTGTCGAAGACCAACAGGCTTTAGCAGCCGCTGTTATGAACAGAAAAGGGACGTTAAAAGTCCAGTACCTTTAGTTTATTAGTTATTTTTTATCGATTAACTAGTAAATGAATTAGTTGATCGATAAATTTTCTTTAAATTTCCTTTTTTTTAAATTTCCTTTGATTAATCTCAAATATTTTCCTTTATAAATTTTTCCTTATTGGCTGTAGCATTTCCAAAAAATTTAGATAGATCCGACTAACAAAATTTTTCGTTTAAACTTATTAAATTTTTTTAAAATTATAGATACAATATAGATTTAAATAAAAAAGAGGGATTTTTATTTAAGAATACTGGGCCATCAAGGCCATATTAGAGCCATTAAGCAATTATTTCTCTGGTATCACTATGGTCAATAGGTAGTAGAATCGTAGGAGGAGGTACTTAAGTAACTATGGCTAGGCGTTAATTTAAATGACCCCGAATGTCAATTTCAACTAACCGTAAGGCTGTATGGCTTGGAACACGTCGTCCTGATTCCCATGACTGAATAGTTCTTGGACTAACGTTTAAGATCTTAGCAAAAATACCTTGAAAATAGTGGCATTTTTTTCTAATTCTTTTAATATTTTGGGCTTTGTAATCAGCTAGAGAATCGGATATTTCAATTATTTCTGATTTAAGGGTAATTTTGCCTTGAGCATAAGTAAAAGCTTCTCCTAAAACTTCTTTTATCTCGTTAAAAAATTTACTTATGAACAACATTAAATGATCAGATTAATGATAATTTAATATCCTAAAAATTAATAGAGTAATTCTTTAAAAGGCATTTAAATTATTCCTAGTTTTTAACAAAAGGATTATTATAAAGAAACTAAATTACAATCCTTTATAAATATCTTTTCTTGCATCAACATCTAAAACTAAAACAATTAATTTATCATATTTAATCTCATAAATGATTCGATATCTACCACATTTTACACGATAGGCGTTGTATCCTTTGAGCTTAATTGCCCCGTCTTGCCTTGGATCTACAGATAAAGCTTTAAGTTTAATTTTCTTCTCGCTTAGTATCTTAAATTCTTTTTTTCTAGTTCGTAATTGTATGCAAGCTTATAATTCATCCCAACCTATTTTTTTCATCATTTCTTCATGAGATATAGTTTTAGAGCCATTTTTTACAAATCTGTCATGAGCTGCTTCTGCATCCTTGCAGTCTTGTTCATATTCTAACATTTCAAGTTTCTCAATAAATGCTTGAGTTGCCAATTCTTTAAAGCTCATTCCAAGATCAATAGCACATTTTTTCAAACTATTATGAATAGCTACTGGGATTTCAAAATTAACTCTAGTTTTTTCAACGTGTTTCATATAGACAACCCTTTT
This window contains:
- a CDS encoding helix-turn-helix domain-containing protein produces the protein MLFISKFFNEIKEVLGEAFTYAQGKITLKSEIIEISDSLADYKAQNIKRIRKKCHYFQGIFAKILNVSPRTIQSWESGRRVPSHTALRLVEIDIRGHLN
- a CDS encoding type II toxin-antitoxin system RelE family toxin, with the protein product MQLRTRKKEFKILSEKKIKLKALSVDPRQDGAIKLKGYNAYRVKCGRYRIIYEIKYDKLIVLVLDVDARKDIYKGL